From a region of the Tachypleus tridentatus isolate NWPU-2018 chromosome 1, ASM421037v1, whole genome shotgun sequence genome:
- the LOC143244713 gene encoding cytochrome P450 6j1-like, with product MRPVLVVMDLDLLKEIQIKHFMDFADRPVLFELDPPRKPGEPINDFLIFLRGTRWKRVRSVITP from the exons ATGAGACCAGTTTTGGTGGTGATGGATCTCGACCTGTTAAAAGAAATTCAGATTAAGCATTTCATGGATTTTGCAGATCGACCA GTTCTTTTTGAATTAGATCCACCTAGGAAACCCGGAGAACCTATTAACGACTTCCTAATTTTCCTGCGTGGAACTCGCTGGAAGAGAGTTAGAAGTGTAATAACCCCTTGA